TTTATCAAATAATTTATCCCTTTCCAACTGTACTTTTTTAGCCATCTCATTATCGGTATATCTTCTTGCTTTTTTATCTAACATTTCAAAGGTTATACTTTCTTTTAGATATACCCGGGCACCAGGTATACTCCTTAATTTCTCATAGGGAGTCATATAATCCTGATATCTGTATTTCTTCTTTATCTTTCCTTTTTTATCCTTTACTTCAATAGGAAAGGCACAGGGACGGTGAAAATTCAAATACTCATTAAAACAGTCAAAATAGAAATCATTTATCCCTTTAGCATGTTTTTGCCCTATATGAGTATATCCCATCCATTTCCTTAACACCCAGCCGTTTTTCGTTTCCGCAAGGGCATTATCATTGCTATGCCGGGGTCTGCTTTTGGTCAGTTTTACAAATAGTTTATTTAACATCTCCGCCACTTTTCTATTTATATATTCTGAACCATTGTCGGCATGAAAATTTATGATCCGGTAAGGATAACTACTTATTATCTTTTGAAGTAAAGGGATGAGATGGCAATCGGTGATCTTTTCCACTGCTCCCACTACCTCCCATTGAACTACCTCATCAACTGTATTTATATGATAGACCCCTTTTTCTCCATTTTTATCCCCCTGATGCACCGTATCTACCCTTAAATATCCCGGCTTTCCTCCCGGTTCTGGTTTAC
The window above is part of the Deltaproteobacteria bacterium genome. Proteins encoded here:
- a CDS encoding transposase family protein, with protein sequence KGLIKKYIEKVTGYSRPQVTRKIKEYKESGRVRLKEYKRNKFERKYTNKDILLLVKTAELHDYPNGAALKKILERMANKYGEEEYRNLSNISVSHIYNLKKTVFYRRSVPFYQETKKTKARAIGERCKPEPGGKPGYLRVDTVHQGDKNGEKGVYHINTVDEVVQWEVVGAVEKITDCHLIPLLQKIISSYPYRIINFHADNGSEYINRKVAEMLNKLFVKLTKSRPRHSNDNALAETKNGWVLRKWMGYTHIGQKHAKGINDFYFDCFNEYLNFHRPCAFPIEVKDKKGKIKKKYRYQDYMTPYEKLRSIPGARVYLKESITFEMLDKKARRYTDNEMAKKVQLERDKLFDKILAA